From a single Stackebrandtia endophytica genomic region:
- a CDS encoding class I SAM-dependent methyltransferase, which translates to MTESEHYFATRPNSQAKPRTIDFEAAGRQISLRTDSGVFSASRLDPGTAVLLRKAPLPTRPGRYLDLGCGYGPIAVSLGLASQGSVTAVDVNTRALELVRSNAAELGVEVTATTPEEVPADARFDQIWSNPPIRVGKAALHELLEQWLPRLAPDGVAWLVVARHKGADSLVDWLTERGFPTVKHASQKGYRVLRVERA; encoded by the coding sequence GTGACCGAATCCGAACACTACTTCGCGACCCGCCCGAACTCGCAGGCCAAGCCGCGAACCATCGACTTCGAGGCGGCGGGGCGACAGATCTCGCTGCGCACCGACTCCGGTGTGTTCTCCGCGAGCCGACTGGATCCGGGAACCGCTGTGCTGCTGAGAAAGGCGCCGCTGCCGACCCGACCGGGCCGCTATCTGGATCTCGGTTGCGGATACGGCCCGATCGCGGTGTCGCTGGGGTTGGCCTCGCAGGGGTCGGTCACCGCCGTCGACGTCAACACCCGGGCGCTGGAACTGGTTCGCTCCAATGCCGCGGAGCTGGGAGTCGAAGTCACCGCGACCACTCCCGAGGAGGTGCCCGCCGACGCGCGGTTCGATCAGATCTGGTCGAACCCGCCGATCAGGGTGGGTAAGGCCGCGCTCCACGAACTGTTGGAGCAGTGGCTGCCCCGGCTGGCCCCCGACGGAGTCGCCTGGCTGGTGGTCGCCAGGCACAAGGGCGCGGACTCCCTCGTGGACTGGTTGACCGAGCGGGGATTCCCGACCGTCAAGCACGCCAGCCAGAAGGGCTACCGGGTCCTGCGGGTCGAACGGGCCTGA
- a CDS encoding alkaline phosphatase PhoX — MHRRTFISAVTTGGAVAVVGSLWQATATATGADDGPYGPLLPADGNNLALPEGFTSRIIARSAQEIGGTRWHPAPDGGACFSDEDGWIYVSNSEIPLAGGVTAIRFTAEGAIDGAYPILRGSNLNCAGGATPWNTWLSCEEIFRGKVYETDPYGKDDAAERPAMGRFKHEAAACDPDNQVIYLTEDESDGCFYRFTPETWGDLSSGRLEVLCGNMESVTWKEIPNPAPGVLETQTRHQVADAVHFNGGEGCHYADATCYFTAKGDRRVWAYDTRSASVTSIYDGDGTLDGVDNITGTAAGDLYVAEDGGNMEINIITADGVVAPVLRVEGHEESEITGPAFSPDGTRLYFSSQRGTSGSSSDGVTFEVTGPFRH; from the coding sequence ATGCATCGCCGCACCTTCATCAGCGCCGTCACCACAGGTGGTGCCGTCGCTGTCGTCGGCAGTCTGTGGCAGGCCACCGCCACCGCTACCGGCGCCGATGACGGCCCTTACGGTCCACTGTTGCCCGCCGACGGCAACAACCTCGCGCTCCCCGAAGGCTTCACCAGTCGAATCATCGCCCGTTCCGCGCAGGAGATCGGCGGCACCCGTTGGCACCCGGCTCCCGACGGGGGCGCCTGCTTCAGCGACGAGGACGGCTGGATCTACGTGTCCAATTCGGAGATCCCACTGGCCGGTGGCGTGACCGCGATCCGGTTCACCGCCGAGGGGGCGATCGACGGCGCCTACCCGATCCTTCGCGGCAGCAACCTCAACTGCGCCGGCGGCGCGACCCCGTGGAACACCTGGTTGTCGTGTGAGGAGATCTTCCGCGGCAAGGTGTACGAGACCGATCCATACGGAAAGGACGATGCCGCCGAACGCCCCGCGATGGGTCGGTTCAAGCACGAGGCCGCCGCCTGCGACCCCGACAACCAGGTCATCTACTTGACTGAGGACGAGTCGGACGGGTGCTTCTACCGGTTCACGCCCGAGACCTGGGGGGACCTGTCCAGCGGCCGCCTGGAAGTCCTGTGTGGAAACATGGAGTCGGTCACCTGGAAGGAGATCCCCAACCCGGCCCCCGGTGTCCTGGAGACCCAGACCCGTCATCAGGTCGCCGACGCGGTGCACTTCAACGGCGGCGAGGGATGCCACTACGCCGATGCCACCTGCTACTTCACCGCCAAGGGAGATCGACGGGTGTGGGCCTACGACACCAGATCCGCCTCAGTGACGTCCATTTATGACGGTGACGGGACGCTCGACGGCGTCGACAACATCACCGGAACCGCGGCGGGCGACCTCTACGTCGCCGAGGACGGCGGGAACATGGAGATCAACATCATCACCGCGGACGGGGTGGTGGCCCCGGTATTGCGCGTGGAGGGACACGAGGAATCCGAGATCACCGGTCCGGCCTTCTCCCCCGACGGGACGCGGTTGTACTTCTCCTCGCAGCGGGGCACATCCGGCTCCAGCAGCGATGGTGTCACCTTCGAGGTGACGGGCCCGTTTCGTCACTGA
- a CDS encoding undecaprenyl-diphosphate phosphatase, with protein sequence MTWLETVVLGVIQGLTEMLPISSSGHLRLASALFFDADAGASFTAVTQLGTEAAVLLYFAKDIWRLAKAWVVGIWDKPTRQTTDYRMGWYVIIGTIPIVVLGLLFKDAIRDQARNLWLVAASLILFGLLLGAAERFGGKQRGFDDFRLKDGLLLGVAQAGALIPGVSRSGATITAGLFLNIDRAVAARYSFLLAIPAVLGSGLYSLPDVFEPAGAGLIPSGAQMIVATVIAFLVGLAAVHWMLRWVERHSVYIFVWYRVIVGVLIMILLSTGVIDAT encoded by the coding sequence ATGACCTGGCTGGAGACCGTTGTCCTCGGCGTCATTCAGGGTCTCACCGAGATGTTGCCCATCTCGTCGTCGGGCCATTTGAGGCTGGCCTCGGCGTTGTTCTTCGACGCCGACGCCGGAGCCTCCTTCACCGCCGTCACCCAACTGGGCACCGAGGCCGCGGTGTTGTTGTACTTCGCCAAGGACATCTGGCGATTGGCGAAAGCCTGGGTGGTGGGCATCTGGGACAAGCCCACCCGACAGACCACCGACTACCGCATGGGCTGGTACGTCATCATCGGCACGATCCCGATCGTGGTGTTGGGCCTGTTGTTCAAGGACGCCATTCGCGACCAGGCGCGCAACCTGTGGTTGGTCGCCGCCAGCCTCATCCTGTTCGGGTTGCTGCTGGGCGCCGCCGAACGGTTCGGCGGTAAACAGCGCGGATTCGACGACTTCCGATTGAAGGACGGTCTGTTGCTGGGGGTCGCCCAGGCGGGTGCGTTGATCCCAGGGGTCTCCCGGTCCGGCGCGACGATCACCGCCGGGCTGTTCCTGAACATCGACCGAGCGGTGGCGGCCCGGTACTCGTTCCTGTTGGCGATTCCCGCGGTGCTGGGGTCGGGTCTCTACAGCCTTCCCGACGTGTTCGAACCCGCGGGTGCCGGATTGATACCCAGCGGCGCGCAGATGATCGTGGCCACCGTGATCGCGTTCCTGGTCGGATTGGCGGCGGTGCACTGGATGTTGCGCTGGGTCGAGCGACACAGTGTCTACATCTTCGTCTGGTACCGGGTGATCGTCGGCGTCCTCATCATGATCCTGCTGTCGACCGGGGTCATCGACGCGACCTGA
- a CDS encoding LCP family protein, which translates to MGQRGSHRAIIRRSPWWAKLLVGFGAILLVASVTTAGYAKMMLDKVDNAVATEDLLGNGDDGESDLVGPLNILVIGSDMREDWAAAQSDSIMIVHVNATLDKASVISIPRDLYVPIIGTDCGGVPCYDKINSAFSLGGTDPAASVQGIASSLTNLTGVQFTNAAMLDFGGFTNLVKMFGSIELCLPFDMVLAHPKGTFVEKGCKDYDEKLALGILRERYAYGPETPGWTEEWGISDYGRQQMQQHFIKQLLKKAKQEGYITDPTKVGDLIEEIGDKMLLDLGGRSVSDFVFGLRNIDPSSLETLRVPSEPAEIEGTSYVVMQPGEQEMAAQALFEALRNDTLDDWIAAHPDWVNKKT; encoded by the coding sequence TTGGGACAACGAGGTTCACATCGCGCGATCATCCGTCGATCACCCTGGTGGGCGAAGCTGCTTGTCGGCTTCGGCGCGATCCTGTTGGTGGCCTCGGTGACGACGGCCGGCTACGCCAAGATGATGCTGGACAAGGTCGACAACGCCGTCGCGACCGAAGATCTGCTGGGCAACGGCGACGACGGAGAATCCGACCTCGTCGGCCCGTTGAACATCCTGGTCATCGGTTCGGACATGCGGGAGGACTGGGCCGCCGCCCAATCCGACTCGATCATGATCGTGCACGTCAACGCCACGCTTGACAAGGCCAGCGTCATCTCGATACCCCGTGACCTCTACGTGCCGATCATCGGCACCGACTGTGGCGGCGTCCCCTGCTACGACAAGATCAACTCCGCGTTCTCGTTGGGCGGGACCGACCCGGCCGCTTCGGTTCAGGGCATCGCGTCCAGCCTGACCAACCTCACCGGAGTGCAGTTCACCAACGCCGCGATGCTGGACTTCGGCGGCTTCACCAACCTGGTGAAGATGTTCGGCAGCATCGAACTGTGCCTGCCGTTCGACATGGTCCTCGCCCACCCGAAGGGCACCTTCGTGGAGAAGGGCTGCAAGGACTACGACGAGAAACTCGCCCTCGGCATCCTGCGGGAACGCTACGCCTACGGCCCCGAGACGCCCGGCTGGACCGAGGAGTGGGGCATCTCCGACTACGGCCGTCAGCAGATGCAGCAGCACTTCATCAAGCAGCTGCTGAAGAAGGCCAAGCAGGAGGGCTACATCACCGACCCGACGAAGGTCGGTGACCTGATCGAGGAGATCGGCGACAAGATGCTGCTGGACCTGGGCGGTCGCTCGGTGTCGGACTTCGTCTTCGGGTTGCGCAACATCGACCCGTCCAGTCTTGAGACTCTGCGGGTGCCCTCCGAACCCGCCGAGATCGAGGGCACCTCCTACGTCGTGATGCAACCCGGCGAGCAGGAGATGGCCGCGCAGGCGCTGTTCGAGGCACTTCGAAACGACACCCTCGACGACTGGATCGCCGCACATCCCGACTGGGTCAATAAGAAGACCTAG
- a CDS encoding type VII secretion protein EccE produces the protein MTTPPVPSTRQRGQIGLVTLSQLIFIEVVLAVLLFVPALSPIWIGGIMVAIAIATFGFHHRQLWTVHLSRLVRLRHRQRLDRLAEGAAGPSLTVDTISERGTSLGVAFDGTGWFAGLSVDTDAPPHEIFAALTDLLRYNGNPVTSVQLVTHSVAVTNPPRKSSWFIVRLDVREAPDVATDRGGGVVGVHRALSGTVGRLMKGASRIGVAMQPMNAEDLTNALQFSLDGGYYTTDPITEHWKAWQHGELEQATFSWHGRPRDADTAENFWQGTISLPADFCAFSIALRPSSNRPNENRQMVSCLIRLAAEADSINEICADLTALAKEHHVRLRRCDGVQGPAAYASAVSGGLW, from the coding sequence ATGACGACGCCTCCGGTTCCCTCCACCCGGCAACGCGGCCAGATCGGCCTGGTGACGTTGTCCCAGCTGATCTTCATCGAAGTGGTACTGGCGGTGCTGCTGTTCGTGCCCGCCCTCTCGCCGATATGGATCGGCGGAATCATGGTGGCGATCGCCATCGCCACCTTCGGCTTCCACCACCGACAGCTGTGGACGGTTCACCTGTCCCGATTGGTGCGACTTCGCCACCGACAACGGCTCGACCGCCTGGCCGAGGGCGCGGCGGGACCGTCGTTGACCGTCGACACGATCAGCGAACGCGGGACCAGCCTGGGCGTCGCCTTCGACGGCACCGGTTGGTTCGCCGGGCTCAGCGTCGACACCGACGCGCCGCCACACGAGATCTTCGCCGCGCTGACCGATCTGCTGCGTTACAACGGAAATCCGGTCACATCGGTTCAGCTGGTCACACACAGCGTCGCGGTCACGAACCCGCCCCGCAAGTCCAGCTGGTTCATCGTGCGGCTGGACGTGCGGGAGGCCCCCGACGTCGCCACCGACCGCGGCGGCGGTGTGGTCGGTGTGCACCGGGCGCTCTCGGGAACCGTCGGACGCCTGATGAAGGGGGCCTCCCGGATCGGTGTGGCCATGCAGCCGATGAACGCCGAAGACCTCACCAACGCCTTGCAGTTCTCGCTCGACGGCGGCTACTACACCACCGACCCGATCACGGAGCACTGGAAAGCCTGGCAGCACGGCGAACTGGAGCAGGCGACCTTCAGCTGGCACGGCCGCCCCCGTGACGCCGACACCGCCGAGAACTTCTGGCAGGGCACGATTTCGCTGCCCGCCGACTTCTGCGCGTTCTCGATCGCGTTGCGCCCGTCGAGCAACCGCCCCAACGAGAACCGCCAGATGGTCAGCTGCCTCATCCGGCTGGCCGCCGAAGCCGACTCCATCAACGAGATCTGCGCGGATCTGACGGCTTTGGCCAAGGAACACCATGTCCGGCTGCGGCGCTGCGACGGTGTCCAGGGTCCGGCCGCTTACGCCTCCGCGGTCAGCGGAGGGCTCTGGTGA
- a CDS encoding DinB family protein has product MKSTLKTTLDRARSGLLWKLEGLSEYDIRRPLTGTGTNLLGLVKHLAGVQALYLGFAFGRELDPPLPWVRQDAEPVGDMWATAEESREYILDCFQRASDHGDATIAALDLDSPGFVPWWPEPTNLGKVLVHLTAEFQRHCGHADIVRELIDGSVGQRPDGGDNDVRSVPGDEQWWRAHHDKLERIASEVVTG; this is encoded by the coding sequence ATGAAATCGACGTTGAAGACCACCCTCGACCGGGCTCGCAGCGGGCTGCTGTGGAAGTTGGAGGGCCTGTCCGAGTACGACATCCGTCGCCCGCTGACCGGCACCGGCACCAACCTGCTGGGCCTGGTGAAGCATCTCGCCGGGGTCCAGGCTCTCTACCTGGGGTTCGCCTTCGGTCGAGAACTGGACCCGCCGCTGCCCTGGGTTCGGCAGGACGCCGAACCGGTCGGCGACATGTGGGCGACGGCCGAGGAGTCCCGGGAATACATCCTGGACTGCTTCCAGCGGGCGAGCGACCACGGTGACGCGACCATCGCCGCGCTCGACCTCGACTCACCGGGGTTCGTGCCGTGGTGGCCCGAACCGACCAACCTGGGGAAGGTGTTGGTGCACCTGACCGCCGAGTTCCAGCGCCACTGTGGACATGCCGACATCGTTCGGGAACTGATCGACGGATCGGTCGGTCAGCGTCCCGACGGCGGCGACAACGACGTCCGCTCGGTCCCCGGCGACGAGCAGTGGTGGCGTGCCCACCACGACAAGTTGGAACGGATCGCGAGTGAAGTTGTGACCGGTTGA
- a CDS encoding sigma-70 family RNA polymerase sigma factor codes for MTPKTSPGSGDLPHKEDLARARAGDDAAFSRIVEPLRRELRAHCYRMLGSIHDADDALQDALVRAWRAIDRFEGRGSLRSWLYSVATRTCLDSMSGRSRRALPIDLGPASLHAVTDTAPREDVAWLGPYPDSALPSSTYEVRESVELAFIAALQDLPGNQRAALVLFEVLGFSVGEIAEMMDTSTASINSALQRARTTLAKSTDRQQVTLRRLGDDRVRRVVTAYATALSEGDADGLVALLTEDVTWSMPPLPHWYRGLAAVTDFAVTVPLTGCGSWRYRITRANGQPAAAFYLWDEAAGTHLAWSITVLTLRDDRIRDLTSFLGRQHFPSFGLPDAIA; via the coding sequence ATGACACCGAAAACTTCTCCCGGATCAGGTGACCTGCCTCACAAGGAGGACCTCGCCCGAGCCCGCGCCGGCGACGACGCGGCGTTCAGCCGCATCGTCGAACCGTTGCGGCGAGAGCTTCGTGCCCACTGCTATCGGATGCTCGGGTCGATCCACGACGCCGACGACGCCCTCCAGGACGCCCTGGTCCGGGCCTGGCGTGCGATCGACCGGTTCGAGGGACGCGGTTCGCTGCGGTCGTGGCTCTACTCGGTGGCCACTCGCACCTGTCTGGACAGCATGTCCGGTCGGTCCCGCCGCGCACTGCCGATCGACCTCGGCCCGGCCAGCCTCCACGCCGTCACCGACACCGCGCCTCGCGAGGACGTGGCGTGGCTGGGACCGTACCCGGACTCGGCATTGCCGTCATCGACGTATGAAGTACGCGAATCGGTCGAACTGGCGTTCATAGCCGCACTTCAGGACCTGCCGGGCAATCAGCGGGCCGCGCTGGTCCTGTTCGAGGTCCTCGGGTTCTCGGTCGGTGAGATCGCCGAGATGATGGACACCTCGACCGCCTCGATCAACAGCGCTCTGCAACGCGCCCGCACCACGCTGGCGAAGTCAACCGACCGGCAGCAGGTGACGCTGCGGCGGCTCGGCGACGATCGGGTCCGCCGAGTGGTGACCGCCTACGCGACGGCGCTGTCCGAAGGCGACGCGGATGGACTGGTCGCGCTGCTGACCGAAGACGTCACCTGGTCGATGCCGCCACTGCCGCACTGGTACCGGGGACTGGCCGCGGTCACCGACTTCGCAGTGACGGTGCCGTTGACCGGCTGCGGATCGTGGCGATACCGGATCACGCGGGCCAACGGGCAACCGGCCGCCGCCTTCTACCTGTGGGACGAGGCGGCCGGAACTCACCTCGCCTGGTCGATCACCGTGCTGACGTTGCGCGACGACCGAATTCGTGACCTGACCTCGTTCCTGGGTCGGCAACACTTCCCGTCGTTCGGCCTACCCGATGCGATCGCCTGA
- a CDS encoding WXG100 family type VII secretion target yields the protein MPSFWQLEAYFQGVNPGPPANSSQANWLASAAEARQLADELVKNVEILKQFWSGPAANAYYDAMRAIAEFAAALATDMTNMANGLSQMSMMASTIKPQALSIINSARHHSYTRAAAIAPLMGLLSQLSSSYTSNRGNYWKEPSQAPKQLPQAGNEKEAQPQKGREAGKVSPVDLLDGLQDLRKITEIGKYIYDAFNPDDFPSGVIGTVPGNGDLPGWPSLPNLPGPGGGDGGIPGWDGNGPLPDPDHPDYQPLPEPETELTDPNAPPETSLASAAPSGMVGPPPALSLATGAGPGMGGGMGAVPMAGMGMGMGAAGSGARSAPSSSPGGRPPGGMMGPGMMGAPMRGGQQQDEESGHHTWLTEDEMAWDGDAAPAAVVDRPTSAG from the coding sequence ATGCCTTCTTTTTGGCAGCTGGAAGCCTACTTCCAGGGTGTCAACCCTGGGCCGCCGGCCAACAGCTCGCAGGCGAACTGGCTCGCCAGCGCCGCCGAGGCTCGGCAGTTGGCTGATGAACTGGTCAAGAACGTCGAGATCCTCAAGCAGTTCTGGTCCGGTCCGGCGGCCAACGCCTACTACGACGCGATGCGCGCCATCGCCGAGTTCGCCGCCGCGCTGGCCACCGACATGACCAACATGGCCAATGGTCTCAGCCAAATGTCCATGATGGCCAGCACCATCAAACCGCAAGCCCTGTCCATCATCAATTCCGCCCGACACCACAGTTACACCCGGGCCGCGGCGATCGCTCCGCTGATGGGCCTCCTCAGTCAGTTGTCCAGTAGCTACACCAGCAACCGGGGCAACTACTGGAAGGAGCCGTCCCAGGCTCCCAAACAGTTGCCGCAGGCCGGTAACGAGAAGGAGGCGCAGCCGCAGAAGGGACGTGAGGCCGGCAAGGTGTCGCCGGTCGACCTGCTCGATGGTCTTCAGGATCTCCGGAAGATCACCGAGATCGGCAAGTACATCTACGACGCTTTCAATCCCGATGACTTCCCCTCAGGCGTGATCGGAACCGTGCCCGGCAACGGCGACCTGCCCGGGTGGCCGAGCCTGCCGAACCTGCCCGGTCCCGGCGGTGGTGACGGCGGTATCCCGGGGTGGGACGGCAACGGCCCACTGCCGGACCCCGACCATCCCGACTACCAGCCGCTGCCCGAACCCGAAACCGAGCTGACCGACCCCAACGCCCCGCCAGAGACCAGTCTGGCCAGTGCCGCGCCCAGCGGCATGGTGGGTCCGCCCCCGGCGTTGTCGTTGGCCACCGGCGCTGGACCCGGCATGGGCGGCGGTATGGGTGCCGTGCCGATGGCCGGAATGGGCATGGGCATGGGAGCGGCCGGTTCCGGCGCTCGTTCCGCCCCGTCCTCCTCTCCCGGTGGGCGACCGCCGGGCGGCATGATGGGCCCCGGCATGATGGGTGCCCCCATGCGCGGCGGGCAGCAGCAGGACGAGGAGTCGGGTCACCACACCTGGCTGACCGAGGACGAGATGGCCTGGGACGGTGACGCGGCACCCGCCGCCGTCGTCGACCGGCCGACGTCCGCCGGTTAA
- the eccB gene encoding type VII secretion protein EccB, translating into MRTRREQVQAHRFTVRRIISAMVSGEPETLDLPMRRWGLAAVASTAIAGLVFAGFWVVGLIWPGGAESWKVDGAIIVEEETGARFVYWDGLLHPVQNYASALLIVSSGDREVISVHQSSLADTPRGGMLGIPGAPDALPKADQFVSAPWSTCSAPNRIDPLKLDSHIVLGMDLPDGRELSSSEGLLVSSRSKLYLVLGDTKFQVPDETSLPALGADLEQVIAVDSVFVNALETGPDLAVTIPDLGKSGRELDGVAYDIGDLFFNNDRHYVLLKDGLSPIGSMTAELIGTPQLELSTAAVSQNQSETTIEPPGFPTDRPQVVAGLRADASAVCAVYEEGETTVWSFVTSPDDLQRNALQAPVSDDEVATADRVMLPGGYGSLVRAEISPGAPGGTVYLVTDQGWKFGMTPEVMEAFGYTGIAATPVPSALLDLLATGPALSQAGALGFTR; encoded by the coding sequence ATGCGCACTCGACGCGAACAGGTGCAGGCACACCGATTCACGGTGCGGCGCATCATTTCGGCCATGGTCTCCGGCGAACCCGAGACCCTCGACCTACCCATGCGCCGGTGGGGTTTGGCCGCCGTCGCCTCGACGGCCATCGCCGGCCTGGTGTTCGCCGGGTTCTGGGTGGTCGGGTTGATCTGGCCCGGCGGTGCCGAATCCTGGAAGGTCGACGGGGCGATCATCGTGGAGGAGGAGACCGGCGCCAGATTCGTGTACTGGGACGGTCTGCTGCATCCGGTCCAGAACTACGCCTCCGCGCTGTTGATCGTCTCCAGTGGTGATCGAGAGGTCATCTCGGTTCACCAGAGTTCGCTCGCGGACACACCACGCGGCGGCATGCTGGGCATTCCGGGTGCCCCCGACGCGTTGCCGAAGGCCGACCAGTTCGTCTCGGCCCCGTGGTCGACCTGCTCGGCTCCCAACCGCATCGATCCGTTGAAACTGGACAGTCACATCGTGTTGGGTATGGATCTGCCCGACGGGAGGGAACTGTCCAGCTCCGAGGGACTGTTGGTCTCCTCGCGCAGCAAGCTGTATCTCGTCCTGGGCGACACCAAGTTCCAGGTGCCCGACGAGACGTCGCTGCCCGCCCTGGGTGCCGACCTCGAGCAGGTCATCGCGGTGGACTCGGTGTTCGTCAACGCGTTGGAGACCGGTCCCGACCTGGCGGTGACGATCCCCGATCTGGGCAAGTCCGGCCGGGAACTGGACGGCGTCGCCTACGACATCGGTGATCTGTTCTTCAACAACGATCGCCATTACGTGCTGCTGAAGGACGGGTTGTCCCCGATCGGGTCGATGACGGCGGAGCTGATCGGTACCCCGCAGCTGGAGCTGTCGACGGCGGCGGTCAGCCAGAACCAGTCCGAGACGACGATCGAGCCGCCGGGCTTCCCGACGGATCGTCCGCAGGTGGTCGCCGGACTGCGCGCCGACGCCTCGGCGGTGTGCGCGGTGTACGAGGAGGGCGAGACGACCGTCTGGTCCTTTGTGACCTCACCCGATGACCTGCAGCGTAACGCGTTGCAGGCGCCGGTCAGTGATGACGAGGTGGCCACCGCCGACCGGGTCATGCTGCCGGGTGGATACGGCAGCCTGGTGCGGGCGGAGATCTCACCGGGCGCTCCGGGCGGAACGGTCTATCTGGTCACCGACCAGGGGTGGAAGTTCGGCATGACCCCGGAGGTGATGGAAGCCTTCGGGTATACCGGAATTGCGGCAACTCCGGTTCCGTCGGCCCTTTTGGATCTGTTGGCGACGGGCCCGGCTTTGAGTCAGGCCGGCGCGCTGGGGTTCACCCGATGA